One window of Papaver somniferum cultivar HN1 chromosome 9, ASM357369v1, whole genome shotgun sequence genomic DNA carries:
- the LOC113313509 gene encoding protein NUCLEAR FUSION DEFECTIVE 4-like — protein sequence MVETGIGSGGGSMDIVRFTAQVLRGRWFMLFASVLLMGCAGGTYVFGIYSKAIKRTLGYDQTTLNLIGFFKDLGTTVGIFSGLIAEVTPNWFVLLVGASLNFVGYFMVWISVSGRISKPEIWQMCLYICIGANSQNFTLTSVMVTSVKNFPGNRGTLLGLLKGFTGLSGAVMTQLYLAIYGNNSTSLILFIAWFPAIISIFFVYAIRLIKVVGQSNVERRVIYKYLLISTVLALFIMGITITQKQKTFSHAGYVITSTVVCILLFIPLAVSIKEELVLWNLMIQNLKPPNILTVETPSLVDPIPLSSTTRQLVKEENPKPTVSCFSDVLNPPERGEDYTILQAVLSIDMLLLIIGSFCGLGTSLTAIDNLGQIGESLGYPTLTISTFISLMSIWNYFGRVCVGLISEILLTKWRFPRTLVTTIVLLVSCIGHILIAFPMPGSIYLASVIIGFCYGAQVTLIYTILSELFGLKYYSTLYNCGTLAMPLGSYVFNVRVAGFLYDKEALKHLEVMGLGRDSVKELTCIGKHCYRLCFIILAAATFIGALSSFVLFIRTRKFYQGDIYKKFRQETTLANTEVEATELVSPTDSDIKRKVSDM from the coding sequence atgGTGGAAACAGGGATTGGAAGTGGTGGTGGCTCGATGGACATTGTTCGCTTCACTGCACAAGTTCTTCGGGGCAGATGGTTCATGCTTTTTGCCTCCGTCCTTCTCATGGGTTGTGCAGGTGGGACTTATGTTTTCGGTATCTACTCCAAAGCAATTAAGAGAACTCTCGGGTACGACCAGACAACACTTAACTTGATTGGTTTCTTCAAAGACCTTGGAACTACGGTTGGGATTTTCTCTGGTCTTATAGCTGAAGTGACTCCAAACTGGTTTGTTCTACTTGTGGGTGCATCCTTGAACTTTGTTGGATACTTTATGGTGTGGATTAGTGTAAGCGGCCGTATTTCGAAACCCGAAATTTGGCAGATGTGCCTGTATATTTGCATTGGTGCTAATTCTCAGAATTTTACCCTCACAAGTGTTATGGTCACATCTGTAAAGAACTTTCCAGGCAACAGAGGAACCCTATTGGGTCTTCTAAAGGGATTCACTGGCCTAAGTGGAGCCGTCATGACACAACTTTACCTTGCTATCTACGGTAACAACTCTACATCTCTAATCCTCTTCATTGCATGGTTTCCTGCTATTATATCTATCTTCTTTGTCTATGCAATCCGTTTGATTAAAGTCGTTGGGCAGTCAAATGTCGAAAGGAGAGTTATTTACAAGTATCTCTTGATATCTACCGTACTAGCTCTATTCATAATGGGTATAACCATAACTCAGAAACAAAAGACCTTCTCCCACGCCGGATATGTTATAACTTCAACCGTTGTATGTATCTTACTCTTTATTCCTCTAGCTGTATCAATCAAAGAAGAGCTTGTACTCTGGAATCTAATGATACAAAACCTTAAGCCACCAAATATTTTAACTGTTGAAACCCCATCTCTTGTGGACCCGATTCCTCTTTCATCGACTACAAGACAACTAGTAAAAGAAGAGAACCCAAAACCGACGGTTTCATGTTTTTCGGATGTTTTAAATCCTCCGGAGAGGGGAGAAGATTATACCATTTTGCAGGCAGTACTGAGCATTGACATGTTATTGCTCATCATCGGTTCATTCTGTGGACTCGGCACCAGTCTCACAGCGATAGACAATTTGGGTCAAATTGGTGAATCTCTTGGCTACCCAACACTTACCATAAGCACTTTTATATCACTCATGAGTATTTGGAACTATTTCGGAAGAGTTTGTGTCGGGTTGATCTCTGAAATCCTCCTTACAAAATGGAGATTTCCCAGAACTCTAGTGACGACAATTGTCCTTCTTGTTTCTTGTATCGGTCACATTCTTATCGCCTTTCCAATGCCTGGTTCTATCTACCTTGCTTCAGTGATCATTGGCTTTTGTTATGGTGCACAAGTAACACTAATCTACACAATCTTATCTGAACTCTTTGGGCTCAAATATTACTCGACATTGTATAACTGTGGGACGCTAGCAATGCCTCTTGGTTCCTATGTGTTCAACGTAAGAGTTGCGGGTTTCCTTTACGACAAAGAGGCTTTGAAGCATTTGGAGGTTATGGGACTTGGCAGGGATTCAGTGAAGGAATTGACATGTATTGGAAAACACTGTTACAGGTTATGTTTTATTATATTAGCAGCAGCAACATTTATTGGAGCTTTAAGTTCCTTCGTTTTGTTTATTAGGACAAGAAAATTTTACCAAGGAGATATTTATAAAAAGTTTAGACAGGAGACAACCCTGGCCAACACAGAAGTCGAAGCTACCGAACTGGTTTCACCAACGGACTCTGATATCAAACGAAAGGTATCGGATATGTGA